CCGGCTCCATGCCGTTGAACAAGGCGGTGATGTCGAACGAGGGGATCGTGTGCTCGGCCCCGATCGACGCGCCCGCGGTCAGCCGCGTGCCCGGATGATCGGGTTGCTTGATGTCCACATAGCGCTGCCCGGTCAGGTTCTGATATCGGATGGCGAGCGTGCTGCTGTCGTACACCGGGCGATCGCGTTGCACGGTGAACCGCACGCGGGCACGGCCGTCGACCAGATCGATCGCGCTCACCTTGCCGACCGCCACGCCGAACATTCGCACGTCGTCATTCGTGTGTAGTCCACTGGCGTCGGTGAACGTCGCCTCGAGGTCGATCGTGTGGCCGTTGATCGGCCGCTGGATGGCGACAATGATCCCTGCCATCAGGGCCGCGATGATCGCTGTGAACAGCACGAGCCGAACCAGCACGGCGCGAACACTTTTCGTCTTCACCGAGTTCCCCCCGCCGTCGGTAGCGCGCTGCCCAGCAGCGGCACCGCGAGTCCCGGCATGCCGCGCAGCACGACGTCCAAGCCGACGTGTGGGCCGTCGGGCGTGTCCTGAAAGGTGCGATCGAGCCGATCGAGCAGTTCGGTCAGATCCGCGTGCGAGCGGTCCGGGTCGGGCACGGTGCGAGCCAGTTGCGTCAGCAGCACGGTGAGGCTGTCGGCGTACCCGCCGAGTTGTCCGTTCGCGGTACCCAGCACTCGGCTGATGAGCGGAAACAGCTGATCGACCACCAGCGAGACGCCGACGTCGAAATGCGCACGATCATTGCGCAGCACGTCGATGTGATAGATGTTCGCGATGAGCTTCACGAAGCCGGAGCCGAACTGGGCGACGCCGTTGAAGAACGCGGAGTACTGCTCGATGAGGAACGAGGCCGGATAGCGCTGCGTGTCGGCGATCGCCGTGCTCACCCCGACCATCGCCTGCACCAGCGGCGCGAAAGCTTTTATGTCCGAACCGATCTGGTTGAGCACCTCGGTCAGCTGCGGGGTCAGTACGGTCAAGGTGGTCTGCGACAGTGACCGCAGCAGGGTGCCCATGGTGGCGTCGTCGACGCGGTCCGGCGCGGTGAGATCGACGATCGCACCGTCACGCAGCGGGCTGCCGCCGTCGCCGCGTCGCAGCACGACCTCGCTGATCCCGAACAGGTTCGACGGCGCGTATTCGACGTGGAGGCTGTCGCCGAGGCCGTACAGCTGCGAGCGATCCAGGACCAGGGTGATCAATTGGGTTCCACCCGTGGAACTTTCGACGTCGGCGATGTGCCCGACCGAGACTCCGTTCAAACGTACCCCGGCGCCGGAGACTACGCCGTCTCCGGTGCGGCTGGTGCGCAGTTGGATCCGTAACTCGTTGTCGCCGCGATGCGTGGACACACCGTTCCAGACGAAGGCCATGGCGACGACGACCACCAGGGTCAGCACCCCGGCGAGCAACGCGCCACGACGCGTGGTGCGCACTCCGGACAATCCGTAGGCAGGCATCGCGCTCACCCCGAGAACGTGATCGACGAGTTGATACCCCACAGCACGATCGTCAGCAGCATGTCGAGGGTGATGATGGCGATGAAGCTGGCCCGTACCGCACGACCGCTCGCGACCCCCACCCCTTCGGGGCCGCCCGTGGCGAAAAACCCTTGGTAACAATGGATCAGGATGACCACGACACTGAACACCAGCATCTTCACAGTGGCCGCGATGATGTCGTGCAGGTTGACGAATTGATAGAAGTAGTGGTCGTAGATCCCGCTGGATTGGCCGTGTACGACCAGTACGACCGCAGCGCAGGAGAAGTAGCTCAGCAGCAGTGTCACCAGAAAGGTCGGCACCACGGTGATCGCGCCGGCGAGCACACGCGTGGTGACGACGAACGGAATGGAGCGCAGACCGAGGGATTCGAGTGCATCGATCTCCTCCGAGATCCGCATGGACCCGATCTCGGCCGTCATCCGGCAACCCGCCTGCGCTGCGAAACCCACCGCGGCCGCGATCGGCGCGAGCTCACGGGTATTGGCGAAAGCCGAGACCACACCGGTCATCGGCCCGAGCCCGACCAGGTTCAAGGCCATGTACCCCTGGATGCCGACACCGCCGCCGATGGCCAGGCCGAGGATCATCAGCACCGGGACCGTGCCGCCGCCGACGATCACCGAACCACGGCCCCAGGTCATATCGGTGATCATGCGCATGGTCTGCGCCCGGTAGCGGTGCAGGGTGACCGGGATCGAGACGAAGGCCTCCCAGACGAACGCGACGGCGAACCCGACCGCCTCGAACGGTGCACGCAGGAGTGCCCGCCGGGTCAGGCGCCATGCCCAACCGAGCCCGAAAGGAGCGTAGGGCGCAGCCATCATGCCACCTTCGTCGGATAGAACATGGAAAGCAGCTGCGTCATACCGACATTGACCACCGCGATCGCCACGACCGAGAGCACCACCGAGGCGTTCACGCCATCGGCGACACCGCGCGGGCCGCCTCTGGCTTCCAGCCCGCGCTGGCAGCCGATGACCACCACCAGGAATCCGAACACCACGGCCTTGCCGATCGAGATCACCACATCGGTGAGTGTGGAGAACGCGCCGAACGTCGCCCAGTAGCTACCCGGCGTCACCTCCTGTACGCCGGTGGCGACCGCGTAACCGGCCAGCACGCCGACGAAGATGATCAGGATATTGAGCAGCGGCGCCACGAAGAGCATGGCGACCAGCCGGGGAATGACCAGCCGATGCACGGGGCTGATGCCCATCGTGCGCAACGCGTCGATCTCCTCACGGATGGTGCGCGCACCCAGATCGGCCGCGATGGTGGCCGTGCCCGCGCCACCCAGCAGCAACCCGGTGGCCAGCGGCGCACCCTGCTGAATAACCCCGAGCCCACCGGCCGCGCCGAACAGGGAATCCGCGCCCAACTGATGGATCAGGTTGCCCACCTGCACCGACACCACGACGCCGAACGGCACCGCCATGAGCACGGCCGGGATGGCCGTCACCGTGATCAGATACCACGACTGCTGCAGCGTCTCGCGCCATTGGAACTTGCCCGACAGCAGGTCCGTGATCGCGCCCCGCACCGCCTCGAACGCGAGCGCCACCAGGCGGCCCAGCGTCTCGACACTCGCCAGCACGGTGTCCGAGATATTTCGCCGGAGCACGATCGGGAGGGAATCACGTTTCGTGGCAGCCTTTTTCGCTGTCGGTGCATCAGTCATCGAATTCCTTCCCATCCCCGCACCGTCGAGCCGTATCGAGTCCGCCGGAAGGCCGCCAGCTCACGGTAACCACAGAATCGCCCGACCACCCGGCCGACACGGTCACTCCGGCACCGAATCGGGTTGGGCCGTGCTCATCACTGCCGCTCCATGACGGCATCGAGTTGCTCGCCGAGCGCTGTGTCCCAGCATGGCGGCGCACACGACACCCGAGGTGCGGTGGACCCTGTCTTCTGGCATCGGCTCCCCTTCCCAGTAGGTAGATACTAGAGATATTCGGATAGTCATGCAATCCACATCGATGCCGTGCTCACACGACGCGGATTATGAATGAGGCCATTGCCGCGCGGGCACAAATATCACTAGTATCCCAAGAAAGTCGCTATTTGTTCCGCCTCGGCGGTGACGAGGATGTGGAGACGGCAATGACCGAGAACCTGGACCCGCGAGAAGGTTCGCTCACAACCCGCCCGACGGCAGCGGATCGTGCGAGGGCGCTCCTGGATCCGGCACGCTGCCGCGGACTCGTTCCCCACGATGCCGGATATCTCCAGACCGCCGGTATCGAGATTCCCGCGACCAGGGGCTTCGGCCAGCAACTCATGCGCACCCGGTTCTATGCGGGCGTCTACCAGCTGGGCCGACCCATCGGTCTGCGAGTGGCCAGCGCCCTGCAGGCACCCGGACGCGATGAGGACCGCGCCCGGACGGCCCGATCACTGCGCCTGCGACCGGGGCACACAGTGCTCGATATCGCCTGTGGCCCAGGCAATTTCACTGGGACTTATGGCCACGCCGTCGGCCGGGACGGGCTGGCGATAGGGCTCGACGCCTCACATCCGATGCTCAGGCGCGCCGTCGCCGACAACCCCGGTCCGGCAGTGGCCTACCTCTCGGGCGACGCCGAGAACCTGCCCTTCCGCGATGGTGTCGCCGACGCGGTCAGCTGCCTGGCGGCGCTCTATCTGATCAACGAACCGTTCCGGGCCATCGAGGAAATGGCGCGAGTACTCGTACCCGGCGGGCGGATCGTGCTGCTCACCAGCCTCGCACCCGGCGGACGCCGCGATCGTCCGCATGTCATGGTCATGGAGAGGCTCAGCACCATGCGTATGTTCGGTCGCGACGAGATCACCGATTTCTTGCGCGCACTCGGTTTCGACGAGATCGAACAGGTGACCGCGGGCCTGGCCCAGACCGTCACCGCGACCAAGCGATGATCCGGTTGTGAACTGCCCCGGCGTGGATCGCAGCTCCTGCCCAGCCCCACATGACAGCATGCGGAATCGACCACGGCTCCGCGTTGCCCGCCACCCGATACTGCCCACCGGACAAGGACGGCTCACCGATGAGTTCCGATTCACTCACACCCGAACCAGCCCCTGAACCCACCGTCACGGCCCGCCGGTCGGTGTCCGTCTCGGTCTCGACGATGGCATGGGCCGGTGCCACCACCGCGCTCGGGCTGACCGCGATCGCCCTCGCGGGTTTCCTGGTCTCCGCGCGCAGCGAGATCTGCTCACGCGATGCCGCCGCGGCCGATACCAAGCACGCCGAGCAGGTCGCCACCGACTATGCGGTCGGCGCCGCGACGGTGAACTTCGCCGACTTCAACGCGTGGGTGGGCAAGCTCAAGGCCAATACGACTCCGGCGCTGGCGAACAAGTTCGACACCACCGCACCGAAACTGCAAGAGATCCTCACACCGCTCAAGTGGACCTCCACCGCGACACCGATCACCGCGAAGACGACCTCGGAATCGGGTGGGCTGTACAAGGTGAACGTGTTCGTGAACGTCACCTCGAGCAACGCCCAGAACCCCGACGGCGTGCAGACCACCGTCACCTACAACGTCGCGGTCGATCGCAATTCCGACTGGAAGATCACCGACGTGGGCGGCATGGACGGCGCACTGCCGGTCAAGTGAACGACTTCCCGGCCGGCCGTGTTCGGTCGGCCGGGACGATAGAGACACCCCCCCGCTCGCTCGCGCAAACCATTGGCGGGGAAGCGGCAGTGGATGATTCGGCCGCGAATCCGGCGGTCACCGTGTCGTCACGATCTTTCGAGCAGTCTGCCCGCTCGCTGCCTGGCACAGGCTTTGATCCTGAGCATCCCAACCGAATTCGCGTTCCACTCATTCCGGAGTGCCCAGAAGACGCGGGCGGAGCTGATCGAAGCCGTGGGTGCACACTCAGCCCTCCGTCCCGGGATCTCGGCAGACCTGTGAGCACACAACCGGCGAAGACTATTGCGATAGTCCCACTATCTGAATATGCTCTTTATTCAAGGCGGACCGATATTATTTTCGGCTCGCGATCGGGTTGATCACAAGGAGATTCTTCAATGTCGAAGGTCTACGGCCGTCAGGAGCCTTTCCTCGACAAGGTGCCTGCACCGTCACCCTCACCGCTGGGCCGGCTCGACCGGCTCGCGCTCGCGCTGACCGAGCCCGCCGCGATCCGACGCTGGTACGCGCTGGTCATCGCGATCTGTGTGGCGCTGATCGCCGTAACGATCCTGGTTCTGGTGTACGTCATGCCGGAGGGCTCGGACATCGCCGGGACCGTGGAGTTCTATCGGAAACACAACACCCTGCTGCGCGTGGTAGCGGCCGGGCTCGCGCTGATGTTCCTGCTCGGTGTGATCTGGTCGGCGGCGTTCATCAGCACACTGTGGGGTGCCGATACCAGCCCGAACCGGATCTATACCTGGACGGCGATCTTCAGCGAAATCCTCGTTCTCGGCTTGTTTTTCACCGAGTCCGGGATCTTCGCCGGAACCGTCCTGTTGTCGGGGCACTCCCCAGACTCGATCATCCATGCCCTGCATGTCACCGTACTCGTCTCGGCGGCACTGCTGGGCCCGGTGTGGGTTCCGTTCGCATGGGCGGCGCTGCTGATCTCCCGGCGTACCGGACTGTGCCCGCCGTGGTTCAACCGGCTCTGTGTCGTCGTGATCGTCATCGATCTGTGCACGGTCACGGGAGTTTTCACGCTGACCGGCCCCCTCAATGGTGAAAACGGGCTCGTCGGAGCCTTTGCGGGCGTCCTGAGTCCCGTCGTCTGGGTTGGCGGCGCCATCGCGTGGGAGGTCGTCGAATGGGCACGAGTCCGGGCGCTACCTCTCTGGGCCGCACCTGCGAGCAACTGATCGACGCTCCAACACAACCCGACCAACGTAGGAAGGTAGACCGAAATGACCGAGGGCATCCGACACCCGCAGTTCGAGGTGGCCGTGATCGGCGCCGGACCCGGCGGGATCGCCGCCGCGGCGAAACTCCGGATGGCCGGGATCGACGACATCGTCATTCTCGAACGCGCCGACGACGTCGGCGGTAGCTGGCACGAGAACCACTACCCGGGCATCGCGGTGGATGTGCCGTCGACCACCTACCAGTACTCCTTCGAACGAAACCCGAACTGGTCGCGCTTCTTCGCCTTCGGGCCGGAGGTGAAGAAATATCACGCGGACGTGGCGCGCAAGTATGGACTGTACGAGAAGACCCGCTTCGACAGCAATGTGGAGCGTGAGGTCTGGGACGACGAAACATGCTGCTGGACACTGCATCTCAACGACGGATCGACCGTGACCGCCCGCTTCGTGATCAGTGCGATCGGCTCGTTCGTGCGCCCCAAGGAAGACGTCGGCATTGCGGGCGCGAAGTCGTTTCGAGGTAAGGTTCAGCGCCCGACCTCCTGGGACGAGGACTACGACATGGCCGGCAAGGCGGTCGGCATCATCGGTACCGGAGCCAGTGCGGTACAGATCATTCCGGCGATCGCCCCCGAGGTCGGCACCCTCACGGTGTTCCAGCGCACCCCGGTCTGGTCGGTGCCGAAGCCGGACTTCGTGGTGCCCATGGCGATGAAGATGGCGCTGGGGATTCCCGGGGTCTCGGCGACGATCAACGGTGCGGCGTTCATCGCGGTCGATGTCCTGCTGCGGTTCGTCAGCAAGACCCCGATCAGGGCGTTCCGTCCGATCGCCGACAAGTTCGACGCCTGGCTGATCGCCGGATACGGCCGCTATGTGCGATGGGTGGTCAAGGACCCCGCCACGGCCGCCAAGTTGAGTCCCAACTTCGGTCTGCTCGCCAAACGCCCGACCATGTCGACCGGGTATCTGCCCGCCTACAACCGCGACAACGTCACGCTGATCACCGACCCGATCGAGAAGATCACCCCGACCGGGGTCAAGACCCGCGACGGCGTACTGCACAAGTTGGATGTGCTGATCCTGGCCACCGGATACGAGGTGTTCTCCGATCCGGAAACCTATCGGCCCGGAACCGTGGTGGGCCGCAACGGATTCGACCTCGCCGAGTTCTATCACGCCGAGGGTCTGCAGGCGTACCAGAGTGTCTCGGTGCCCGGCCTGCCGAATCGCTGGACGCTCGTCGGGCCCTACTCGTGGAGTGGCACCAGCTGGCACGCCTTCGTCGAAATGACCTCCGATCACGCCGTGCGCGCCATCACCGAGACTCGCCGACGCAAAGCTGCCGTTTGCGAGGTCCGCAAGGAAGTCGCCGACGAGTACCACCGCGAGGTGCACAAGAAGGCCGAGGGCGTGCGCTACTACCTCACCGAGTTGAACGGGCACGTACCCACCTACTACCGCAACTCCCAGGGCGACAGCACCTATATCCGGCCGGCCAGCTTCTTCGAAGCCCGTCGACAGACCCGCAAGTTCCCGCTCGACGACTACCGCTACGAGCCCGCGCCGGTGGCTGGGGCCGGGCAGATCGACACGACGGCAGGCGATTCGACTCCTGCCGCCGCCGCCCGATAACCCGCCAGGACACCCAGACCTTCTCGAGGCCGGGTCGCCCGCGCCGAGTGACAGCAAGAACGGAGCAAACATTGAGTTCGAACATTGTGGACAAGACCGCACCCGAGTCGCTACCCGAATTCGAGGCCGTGATCATCGGCGGCGGTGTGGGTGGCATCGCGGCCGGTTGCCAGTTGCGTCGCGCCGGGATCGACGATTTCGTCATCCTCGAGCGGCGTGACGATTTCAGCGGAACCTGGATCGCCAACACGTATCCCGGTGTCGCGCTGGATGTGCCGTCCACCTCCTACGAGTTCACCTTCGCGCCGAACCAGTGGTCGCGGGTCTTCGCCGAGGGCTCCGAGGTGCGCGAGTACCTCCAGCGCGTCGCGCGTGAGTACAACCTGTACGAGCGGGCACGCTTCGGCGTCTCAGTCGAACGGGAGGTGTGGGACGACGAAAAGGGCTATTGGACAGTGCATCTCGTCGGCGGGGGGACCGTGACGGCACGGTTCGCGCTGAGCGCGACGGGCTTTTTCCTGGAACCGCGCTCCAACGCGGGCATCCCGGATGCCGACAAGTTCACCGGAAAGCTCATGCACTCCGCGGGCTGGGATCACTCCTACGACTACCAGGGCAAGCAGGTCGCGGTCATCGGCACCGGCGCCAGCTCCATGCAGATCGTGCCCTCGATCGCCCCGAAGGTCGCGCATCTGGACGTCTACCAGCGCACGGCGACATGGTGTTTCCCCAAGCCGGACTTCGCATTCGGCGCGATCGGCCGACGACTCATGCGATCTCAGCGGTTCCACACCTTCGCCTACATGGCGAACTGGTACGTCTACCAAGCCGCCGTAGTCGGCGCGGAGAGGCTTCCCAAGCGTGCCGCCCTGGCCCTGGTGGAGGGTCTCGAAACCGTCCTGCGCGCCGCCTATCGCCTGTATCTGCGCTTCCAGGTCACCGATCGGGCAGCGCGCCGTGCACTGGTGCCGCGTCACGGGGTGATGGCCAACATGCCCACCTTCGGGCGCGGATTCCTGCAGACCTTCAGCCGCAGCAACGGGAACCTGGTGACCACGCCGATCGAGCGCTTCACCGAGAACGGTATCCGCACCGCCGACGGCGTCGAGCACCACTACGACATGATCGTGCTGGCCACCGGCTTCAACCCGGCATCCGAGCCCGAATCGTTCCCGACCGGAACGGTATTGGGCCGCGACGGCTTCGACCTGGGCGAGTTCTACCGCGCCAACGGCATGCAGGCCTATGCCGGTGTCACGATCCCCAAGATGCCCAACCGCTGGTTCCTCTACGGCCCGTACGGCTGGAACGGCGTGACCTGGGTGAGCATGATGGAGAACTCGGCCCTGCACATCGCCCGGGTGATCGCCGAGGCGAAGGCGAACGAGGTCGAGGTCGTGGAGGTCACGCCCGAAGCGCACGACGCCTGGCACCACACCATGACCAGCAGCCCGTCCACCGTGGTGGCTCAGGAGTACCTGGTCGAACGTCAGGTCAAGCGGCACAACGTACATAGCTACTTCTCCAACAGCCGGGGCGAGGCGCCGATCCTGCGGCCCTCCCTCGGATTCCGCGACTCGCTGTGGAACCACAGCGAAACCTTCGACCCCGCCAAGGACTACGCGTTCCGCTCCGCCGTGCCCACGCGCGAACGCGAAAGCACCGACGCGGCATGAAGATCCGGGCCACCAGGTGACCCGGGTGCGGTGCAGAACAGCTGCCGGGGTACGGAAACCGTTCCCCGGCACAGGAATACAGTCGATCGATTCGGAGTGAAGATGAGAATTCCTTTTATCGGCCCGGTGGCCCGCCAACAGGGGCGGGTCGTGCTGGTGACCGGAGCCGGCAGCGGTATCGGCCGTGCGATCTGTCTGCGGCAAGCCGCGGCGGGCGACATCGTGATCGCGACGGACGTCGACCTGTCGGCCGCCGAGCAGACGGTCAAGCTCGCGCAGGGCTCGTGCCACGCTTTGGCACTGGACGTGCGTGAGCCGCAGCAGTGGCAGCAGGTGCTCGACGAGGTCGTGTTCCGGTTCGGCGTGCCCTCGGTCCTGATCAACAACGCGGGCATCGCGCTGGGCGGCGCGTTCATGGACCAGTCCATCCAGGACTGGGAGAAGATCATGTCGATCAACGTGTACGGCGTCATCCACGGCTGCAAGATCGTCGGCGCGAAGATGGTGGACAGCGGCCGCCCGGGCCATATCGTGGTGATCGCCTCCGGGGCCGCCTGGACACCGAACCGGGTCGCGCCGTCCTACTCGACCTCCAAGGCCGCGGCGCTGATGATCGCCGAATCACTGCGAACGGAGCTGGCGCCGAAGAACATCGGAGTCAGCGCGGTCTGCCCGGGTGTCACCCGCACGAAGCTGGCGGCGAACGCCACCCTGATCACCACCGATTCCTCCGCGATCGATCAGGTGCGGTCCCAGTTCGCCGAAGCGCAGTCGCGCTACAGCTTCGCAACGCCCGATATGGTGGCCCGCGCGGTGCAGCTGGCCATCCGGTTCAATCTCGCCATCGTGCCGGTGAACTTCGA
This sequence is a window from Nocardia yunnanensis. Protein-coding genes within it:
- a CDS encoding flavin-containing monooxygenase, translating into MTEGIRHPQFEVAVIGAGPGGIAAAAKLRMAGIDDIVILERADDVGGSWHENHYPGIAVDVPSTTYQYSFERNPNWSRFFAFGPEVKKYHADVARKYGLYEKTRFDSNVEREVWDDETCCWTLHLNDGSTVTARFVISAIGSFVRPKEDVGIAGAKSFRGKVQRPTSWDEDYDMAGKAVGIIGTGASAVQIIPAIAPEVGTLTVFQRTPVWSVPKPDFVVPMAMKMALGIPGVSATINGAAFIAVDVLLRFVSKTPIRAFRPIADKFDAWLIAGYGRYVRWVVKDPATAAKLSPNFGLLAKRPTMSTGYLPAYNRDNVTLITDPIEKITPTGVKTRDGVLHKLDVLILATGYEVFSDPETYRPGTVVGRNGFDLAEFYHAEGLQAYQSVSVPGLPNRWTLVGPYSWSGTSWHAFVEMTSDHAVRAITETRRRKAAVCEVRKEVADEYHREVHKKAEGVRYYLTELNGHVPTYYRNSQGDSTYIRPASFFEARRQTRKFPLDDYRYEPAPVAGAGQIDTTAGDSTPAAAAR
- a CDS encoding MlaE family ABC transporter permease; translated protein: MTDAPTAKKAATKRDSLPIVLRRNISDTVLASVETLGRLVALAFEAVRGAITDLLSGKFQWRETLQQSWYLITVTAIPAVLMAVPFGVVVSVQVGNLIHQLGADSLFGAAGGLGVIQQGAPLATGLLLGGAGTATIAADLGARTIREEIDALRTMGISPVHRLVIPRLVAMLFVAPLLNILIIFVGVLAGYAVATGVQEVTPGSYWATFGAFSTLTDVVISIGKAVVFGFLVVVIGCQRGLEARGGPRGVADGVNASVVLSVVAIAVVNVGMTQLLSMFYPTKVA
- a CDS encoding flavin-containing monooxygenase, whose protein sequence is MSSNIVDKTAPESLPEFEAVIIGGGVGGIAAGCQLRRAGIDDFVILERRDDFSGTWIANTYPGVALDVPSTSYEFTFAPNQWSRVFAEGSEVREYLQRVAREYNLYERARFGVSVEREVWDDEKGYWTVHLVGGGTVTARFALSATGFFLEPRSNAGIPDADKFTGKLMHSAGWDHSYDYQGKQVAVIGTGASSMQIVPSIAPKVAHLDVYQRTATWCFPKPDFAFGAIGRRLMRSQRFHTFAYMANWYVYQAAVVGAERLPKRAALALVEGLETVLRAAYRLYLRFQVTDRAARRALVPRHGVMANMPTFGRGFLQTFSRSNGNLVTTPIERFTENGIRTADGVEHHYDMIVLATGFNPASEPESFPTGTVLGRDGFDLGEFYRANGMQAYAGVTIPKMPNRWFLYGPYGWNGVTWVSMMENSALHIARVIAEAKANEVEVVEVTPEAHDAWHHTMTSSPSTVVAQEYLVERQVKRHNVHSYFSNSRGEAPILRPSLGFRDSLWNHSETFDPAKDYAFRSAVPTRERESTDAA
- a CDS encoding class I SAM-dependent methyltransferase encodes the protein MNEAIAARAQISLVSQESRYLFRLGGDEDVETAMTENLDPREGSLTTRPTAADRARALLDPARCRGLVPHDAGYLQTAGIEIPATRGFGQQLMRTRFYAGVYQLGRPIGLRVASALQAPGRDEDRARTARSLRLRPGHTVLDIACGPGNFTGTYGHAVGRDGLAIGLDASHPMLRRAVADNPGPAVAYLSGDAENLPFRDGVADAVSCLAALYLINEPFRAIEEMARVLVPGGRIVLLTSLAPGGRRDRPHVMVMERLSTMRMFGRDEITDFLRALGFDEIEQVTAGLAQTVTATKR
- a CDS encoding SDR family NAD(P)-dependent oxidoreductase, with the translated sequence MRIPFIGPVARQQGRVVLVTGAGSGIGRAICLRQAAAGDIVIATDVDLSAAEQTVKLAQGSCHALALDVREPQQWQQVLDEVVFRFGVPSVLINNAGIALGGAFMDQSIQDWEKIMSINVYGVIHGCKIVGAKMVDSGRPGHIVVIASGAAWTPNRVAPSYSTSKAAALMIAESLRTELAPKNIGVSAVCPGVTRTKLAANATLITTDSSAIDQVRSQFAEAQSRYSFATPDMVARAVQLAIRFNLAIVPVNFDASLAWFLHRLSPGLMRLICSIPTMSRAESAAKVAAERVPAAVAFHRD
- a CDS encoding ABC transporter permease; protein product: MMAAPYAPFGLGWAWRLTRRALLRAPFEAVGFAVAFVWEAFVSIPVTLHRYRAQTMRMITDMTWGRGSVIVGGGTVPVLMILGLAIGGGVGIQGYMALNLVGLGPMTGVVSAFANTRELAPIAAAVGFAAQAGCRMTAEIGSMRISEEIDALESLGLRSIPFVVTTRVLAGAITVVPTFLVTLLLSYFSCAAVVLVVHGQSSGIYDHYFYQFVNLHDIIAATVKMLVFSVVVILIHCYQGFFATGGPEGVGVASGRAVRASFIAIITLDMLLTIVLWGINSSITFSG
- a CDS encoding MlaD family protein, which gives rise to MSAMPAYGLSGVRTTRRGALLAGVLTLVVVVAMAFVWNGVSTHRGDNELRIQLRTSRTGDGVVSGAGVRLNGVSVGHIADVESSTGGTQLITLVLDRSQLYGLGDSLHVEYAPSNLFGISEVVLRRGDGGSPLRDGAIVDLTAPDRVDDATMGTLLRSLSQTTLTVLTPQLTEVLNQIGSDIKAFAPLVQAMVGVSTAIADTQRYPASFLIEQYSAFFNGVAQFGSGFVKLIANIYHIDVLRNDRAHFDVGVSLVVDQLFPLISRVLGTANGQLGGYADSLTVLLTQLARTVPDPDRSHADLTELLDRLDRTFQDTPDGPHVGLDVVLRGMPGLAVPLLGSALPTAGGTR